The following coding sequences lie in one Apium graveolens cultivar Ventura chromosome 1, ASM990537v1, whole genome shotgun sequence genomic window:
- the LOC141673912 gene encoding ATPase GET3D, chloroplastic, with protein MGFSDLSLLLLQTSFLPLQKCGKEAQFVFPRNSRKVSSFIVKAIKSSLQDNNNDHGTKLVTFLGKGGSGKTTSAVFAAQHYAMAGFKTHLVIHTQDPTADYLLNCKIGTSPITINNNLSAVRLETTKMLLEPLRRLKEADARLNMTQGVLEGVVSEELGVLPGMDSIFSALALERFVGFLGDVPQKSNQNDMFDIIIYDGLNTEETIRMIGAASKTRLYLKYLRDLAEKTDLGRLAGPSLLRLVEESVNINSRRPRFTGKMSSEVWDDLGQTLERVSSVFADPRRFACYLVMDPNNPASSNSALRYWGCAIQAGAQVSGAVSSVSPSPGVESLEPIKNTFSPLPFAYAPNLSVNVPLDWNEIILGHSSEDLRNLLTDTESGNSCGTPSVKFDPTNKTVTLLMPGFDKSEIKLFQFRGGSELLVEAGDQRRVIRLPSQIQGKVGGAKFVDRSIIITIR; from the exons ATGGGTTTTTCAGATTTATCACTTTTGCTATTACAGACCTCATTTTTGCCCTTACAAAAATGTGGTAAAGAAGCCCAATTTGTATTTCCAAGAAATTCAAGAAAAGTTTCATCTTTTATTGTTAAGGCTATTAAAAGTTCATTACAGGACAATAACAATGATCATGGTACTAAATTAGTCACCTTTTTGGGTAAAGGTGGCTCTGGCAAGACCACTTCTGCTGTTTTTGCAGCTCAG CATTATGCAATGGCGGGGTTCAAAACGCACCTAGTGATACATACTCAAGACCCTACTGCTGATTATCTATTAAACTGTAAGATCGGGACGTCTCCTATAACAATCAACAATAACCTTTCTGCAGTCAGACTGGAGACTACAAAA ATGCTCCTTGAACCTCTTCGTCGACTAAAAGAAGCTGATGCACGCCTTAATATGACCCAAGGAGTCCTAGAAGGG GTGGTCAGTGAAGAGCTTGGTGTTCTCCCCGGAATGGACTCTATCTTTTCAGCATTAGCGCTAGAGAGATTTGTAGGATTTCTTGGTGATGTACCTCAAAAGAGCAACCAAAATGACATGTTTGACATCATTATATATGATGGCTTGAACACTGAAGAAACAATACGCATGATAGGTGCAGCCAGCAAAACTAG ATTATACTTGAAGTATCTGCGAGACCTTGCTGAGAAAACTGATCTAGGGAGATTGGCTGGACCCTCTCTCTTGAGACTGGTGGAGGAATCCGTGAATATAAACAGCAGAAGGCCCCGTTTTACCGGCAAGATGAGTTCAGAAGTATGGGATGACTTGGGACAGACATTGGAG AGAGTGTCTTCTGTCTTTGCAGATCCACGTCGCTTTGCCTGCTACCTTGTGATGGATCCAAATAACCCTGCATCTTCAAATTCTGCATTACGCTACTGGGGATGTGCAATTCAAGCTGGTGCACAGGTTTCAGGAGCTGTTAGTTCCGTGTCTCCCAGCCCTGGTGTAGAATCATTAGAGCCGATTAAGAACACTTTTTCACCCTTGCCTTTTGCTTACGCCCCTAACCTGTCGGTTAATGTCCCTTTAGACTGGAATGAGATCATTCTTGGCCATTCGAGTGAAGACTTACGAAATCTTCTCACTGATACAGAAAGTGGCAATAGTTGTGGGACTCCTTCAGTCAAATTTGATCCAACCAACAAAACTGTCACTCTTCTCATGCCAGGATTTGACAAGTCAGAAATCAAGTTGTTCCAA TTCAGGGGAGGATCCGAATTGTTGGTAGAAGCAGGGGATCAGAGACGTGTTATTCGCCTTCCATCTCAAATTCAAGGAAAGGTTGGAGGTGCTAAGTTCGTTGACAGAAGTATTATCATCACAATTCGGTAG
- the LOC141713666 gene encoding uncharacterized protein LOC141713666 encodes MTNGFSPAIRTSAYAETTKSILKELNGGFFAILADESADISDKEQMALCLRYVNKKGEVCERFIGIVHVPNTTSLTLLVAIESLLMEYSLTFSQVRGQGYDGVSNMQGAINGLKTLVLNECPQAYFVHCFAHRLQLTQVVIAKKNSYCGWLFVDVLAPLLNFERGLGRPCDTRWGSHLKTILNLLDLYPAILESLDAIAEVSDTIDSNKAQSITHLLMPFDFVFVAYLMVAIFGITNELNVVLQKHDQDIVNAMAMVDITKTSLQKMRDEGWNFHMDKVTSFLVKYGVEVPNMEANYIIPGKGCIEVRAHK; translated from the exons ATGACAAATGGATTTTCACCCGCCATACGGACGTCTGCGTATGCAG AGACAACTAAGTCGATACTTAAGGAGCTAAATGGTGGGTTTTTTGCTATTCTTGCTGATGAATCAGCTGATATTTCTGATAAGGAACAAATGGCTCTTTGTTTGAGATATGTAAATAAAAAAGGAGAAGTATGTGAACGATTTATCGGTATTGTGCACGTTCCCAATACTACTTCACTGACACTTTTAGTAGCTATCGAGTCATTGCTCATGGAGTACTCATTGACTTTCTCTCAAGTTCGGGGTCAAGGTTATGATGGGGTGAGTAATATGCAAGGTGCAATTAACGGTCTTAAAACTTTAGTATTAAATGAATGTCCTCAAGCATACTTTGTACACTGCTTTGCACATCGGCTTCAGTTAACACAAGTTGTCATTGCTAAGAAGAATTCATATTGTGGCTGGTTATTTGTTGATGTACTTGCACCTCTCCTAAATTTT GAGCGTGGTTTAGGTAGGCCATGTGACACTCGCTGGGGTTCTCATCTTAAAACAATATTAAATTTGCTTGACTTATATCCCGCAATTCTTGAGTCACTTGATGCTATAGCAGAAGTTTCTGATACAATTGACTCTAATAAGGCACAATCTATCACCCACTTGTTAATGCCATTTGATTTTGTATTTGTCGCATACTTGATGGTTGCTATATTTGGGATAACAAATGAGCTGAATGTGGTACTGCAGAAGCATGATCAAGACATTGTAAATGCTATGGCTATGGTTGACATAACTAAGACTAGCTTACAAAAGATGCGAGATGAAGGATGGAATTTTCATATGGACAAAGTCACTTCTTTTCTGGTTAAATATGGAGTTGAAGTTCCAAATATGGAAGCAAATTACATTATCCCTGGAAAAGGATGTATAGAGGTAAGAGCCCACAAATAA